In the genome of Elephas maximus indicus isolate mEleMax1 chromosome 6, mEleMax1 primary haplotype, whole genome shotgun sequence, one region contains:
- the STAT4 gene encoding signal transducer and activator of transcription 4 isoform X4: MLCDLGQMTEQDTKYLEDLQDEFDYRYKTIQTMDQVDKNSVLINQEFLTLQEMLNSLDFKRKETLSKMTQIINETDLLMNSMLIDELQDWKRRQQIACIGGPLHNGLDQLQNCFTLLAESLFQLRRQLEKLEEQSTKMTYEGDPIPQQRTHLLERVTFLLYNLFKNSFVVERQPCMPTHPQRPMVLKTLIQFTVKLRLLIKLPELNYQVKVKASIDKNVSTLSNRRFVLCGTHVKAMSIEESSNGSLSVEFRHLQPKEMKSSAGSKGNEGSHMVTEELHSITFETQICLYGLTIDLETNSLPVVMISNVSQLPNAWASIIWYNVSTNDSQNLVFFNNPPSATLSQLLEVMSWQFSSYVGRGLNSDQLNMLAEKLTVLCSYSDGHLTWAKFCKEHLPGKSFTFWIWLEAILDLIKKHILPLWIDGYIMGFVSKEKERLLLKDKMPGTFLLRFSESHLGGITFTWVDHSESGEVRFHSVEPYNKGRLSALPFADILRDYKVIMAENIPENPLKYLYPDIPKDKAFGKHYSSQPCEVSRPTERGDKGYVPSVFIPISTIRSDSTEPHSPSDLLPMSPSVYAVLRENLSPSTIETAMKSPYSAE; this comes from the exons atgctatgtgaccttgggcag ATGACAGAACAAGACACTAAATACTTAGAAGACCTGCAAGACGAATTTGACTATAGATATAAAACAATTCAGACAATGG ATCAGGTGGACAAGAACAGTGTCCTGATAAATCAGGAATTCTTGActctgcaagaaatgcttaacaGCCTTGACTTCAAGAGAAAG GAAACCCTTAGTAAGATGACGCAGATAATCAATGAAACGGACTTGTTAATGAACAGCATGCTGATAGATGAGCTGCAAGATTGGAAGAGGCGGCAGCAAATTGCCTGCATCGGAGGTCCACTCCATAACGGGCTCGACCAGCTTCAAAACTG CTTTACACTGTTGGCAGAAAGTCTTTTCCAACTCAGAAGGCAACTGGAGAAATTAGAGGAGCAATCTACCAAAATGACTTATGAAGGTGATCCCATCCCACAGCAAAGAACACACCTGCTAGAAAGAGTCACCTTTTTGCTCTACAATCTTTTCAAGAA CTCCTTTGTGGTTGAACGGCAGCCATGCATGCCAACCCACCCTCAGAGGCCAATGGTACTAAAAACCCTCATTCAGTTCACTGTAAAGCTAAG GCTACTAATAAAGTTGCCAGAGCTAAACTATCAGGTAAAGGTTAAAGCATCAATTGACAA GAATGTTTCAACTCTAAG CAATCGAAGATTTGTTCTCTGTGGAACTCATGTCAAAGCCATGTCCATTGAAGAATCTTCTAATGGAAGTCTCTCAGTGGAATTTCGACATTTG caACCAAAGGAAATGAAATCCAGTGCTGGAAGCAAAGGAAATGAG GGCTCTCACATGGTGACTGAAGAGCTTCATTCCATAACCTTCGAAACACAGATCTGCCTCTATGGCCTGACCATAGATTTGGAA accAACTCATTACCTGTGGTGATGATTTCCAATGTCAGTCAGTTACCTAATGCTTGGGCATCCATCATTTGGTACAATGTGTCAACCAACGATTCCCAG AACTTGGTTTTCTTTAATAATCCTCCATCTGCCACTTTGAGTCAGCTCCTGGAGGTGATGAGCTGGCAGTTTTCGTCATATGTTGGTCGTGGTCTTAATTCAGATCAACTCAATATGCTGGCAGAGAAGCTTACAG tcCTATGTAGCTACAGTGATGGTCACCTCACCTGGGCCAAGTTCTGCAAG GAACATTTACCTGGCAAATCATTTACCTTTTGGATATGGCTTGAAGCAATATTGGATCTAATTAAAAAACACATTCTCCCCCTTTGGATTGATGG gtatatCATGGGCTTTGTTAGTAAAGAGAAGGAACGGCTCTTGCTAAAGGACAAAATGCCCGGAACCTTTTTATTAAGATTCAGTGAAAGCCACCTTGGAGGAATAACTTTCACCTGGGTGGACCATTCTGAAAGTG GAGAAGTGAGATTCCACTCTGTGGAACCGTACAATAAAGGCCGGTTGTCTGCTCTGCCATTCGCTGACATCCTCCGAGACTATAAGGTTATTATGGCTGAAAACATTCCAGAAAACCCACTGAAGTACCTATATCCTGACATTCCCAAAGACAAAGCCTTTGGTAAACACTACAGCTCCCAGCCATGTGAAG TTTCCAGACCAACAGAAAGGGGAGACAAAGGTTATGTTCCTTCTGTTTTTATCCCCATCTCGACAAT CCGAAGTGATTCAACTGAGCCACATTCTCCATCAGATCTTCTTCCCATGTCTCCAAGTGTTTATGCAGTGCTGAGAGAAAACCTGAGTCCCTCAACAATCGAAACTGCA